A genomic stretch from Pseudomonas alkylphenolica includes:
- a CDS encoding DNA-3-methyladenine glycosylase family protein, producing MSSLFNQAEQFLAALDPKWAAHVQAIGPCLHQPRPERDPYQALVRAIAYQQLHVKAGDAILGRFLALYPGCAFPSPEQVLATSPEQLRACGFSGNKLATIQGIAKARQDGVVPDHEQALALDDEQLIERLVSLRGVGRWTVEMLLIYTLERMDILPADDFGVREGYRRLQGLDTQPTRRQMIEFGQTWSPYRTIAAWYLWRVPNPRV from the coding sequence ATGAGTAGTTTGTTCAACCAGGCCGAGCAGTTTCTCGCCGCGCTTGATCCCAAATGGGCCGCACATGTTCAGGCCATCGGCCCCTGCCTGCATCAACCGCGCCCCGAGCGTGACCCGTATCAGGCGCTGGTGCGAGCCATTGCCTACCAGCAACTGCATGTGAAAGCCGGCGATGCGATCCTCGGGCGCTTCCTTGCGCTGTATCCGGGCTGTGCCTTTCCGAGCCCAGAGCAGGTATTGGCCACTTCGCCCGAACAGCTGCGCGCCTGCGGCTTCTCCGGCAACAAGCTGGCCACCATCCAGGGTATCGCCAAGGCGCGTCAGGACGGTGTGGTGCCAGACCACGAACAGGCGCTGGCACTGGATGATGAGCAACTGATCGAACGTCTGGTGAGCTTGCGTGGCGTCGGCCGCTGGACCGTGGAGATGCTGCTGATCTACACCCTGGAGCGTATGGACATCCTGCCCGCCGATGACTTTGGCGTACGTGAGGGCTACCGTCGACTGCAAGGCCTGGACACCCAGCCCACTCGCCGCCAGATGATTGAATTCGGTCAGACCTGGAGCCCTTACCGCACCATTGCCGCCTGGTACCTGTGGCGGGTACCGAATCCACGAGTTTGA
- the ada gene encoding bifunctional DNA-binding transcriptional regulator/O6-methylguanine-DNA methyltransferase Ada, whose amino-acid sequence MRQDTPRISENDPRWQAILARDPAADREFVYAVRTTGVYCRPSSTSRLPRIDNVEFFDTPAQAEAAGYRPSKRRAADQTLMAEQHRAQVTRACQLIESAESVPSLNQLAEQLNMSPFHFHRVFKTITGVTPKAYASAHRASKVRNQLQHASTITDALYEAGFNSNSRFYESSNARLGMTPGAYRDGGANTAIRFAIGQCSLGAILVAQSERGICAILLGDDPQALLHDLQDKFPKADLLGGDAAFETLVARVVGLIEVPGIGLDLPLDLRGTAFQERVWQALRTIPAGTTASYAEIAQRIGSPKAVRAVAQACAANALAVAIPCHRVVRSDGNLSGYRWGVERKRQLLERERR is encoded by the coding sequence ATGCGCCAAGACACACCCCGCATCAGCGAAAACGACCCACGCTGGCAAGCGATCCTGGCCCGCGACCCGGCAGCCGACCGGGAATTTGTCTACGCCGTACGCACCACCGGTGTGTACTGCCGGCCCAGCAGTACCTCGCGTCTGCCGCGTATCGACAATGTCGAGTTCTTTGATACCCCGGCACAAGCCGAAGCCGCCGGCTATCGCCCGAGCAAACGGCGCGCGGCAGACCAGACGCTGATGGCCGAACAGCATCGGGCGCAAGTCACCCGCGCCTGCCAATTGATTGAAAGTGCCGAGTCAGTGCCCAGCCTCAATCAATTGGCCGAGCAATTGAACATGAGCCCGTTCCACTTTCATCGGGTGTTCAAGACCATTACCGGGGTAACGCCCAAAGCGTATGCCTCAGCCCATCGGGCAAGTAAGGTGCGCAATCAATTGCAGCACGCCAGCACCATCACGGATGCCCTGTATGAGGCCGGTTTCAATTCCAACAGCCGCTTTTACGAGTCCAGCAATGCCCGCCTGGGCATGACCCCGGGGGCCTATCGGGATGGCGGCGCCAACACGGCTATCCGCTTTGCCATCGGTCAATGTTCATTGGGTGCGATCCTGGTGGCACAAAGCGAACGCGGTATCTGCGCAATCCTCCTCGGCGATGATCCGCAGGCATTGCTGCACGACTTGCAGGACAAGTTTCCCAAGGCCGACTTGCTCGGTGGCGATGCCGCCTTCGAAACCCTGGTGGCCCGAGTGGTGGGATTGATCGAGGTACCGGGGATTGGCCTGGACTTGCCGCTGGACTTGCGCGGCACGGCCTTTCAGGAGCGGGTCTGGCAGGCCTTGCGGACAATCCCGGCGGGAACGACGGCCAGCTATGCCGAGATCGCGCAACGGATCGGCTCACCCAAAGCGGTGCGCGCCGTGGCCCAGGCCTGTGCGGCCAACGCCCTGGCCGTGGCCATCCCCTGTCACCGGGTGGTGCGCAGCGACGGCAACCTCTCGGGCTACCGTTGGGGCGTTGAGCGCAAGCGTCAGCTATTGGAGCGCGAGCGCCGATAA
- a CDS encoding DUF2790 domain-containing protein has translation MKSLLVLALVGVSSFALADEINTASAQPVVQQYDYSTNLDIAKVISLSTIPNVCEVVPATMVYEDHQGQRHTLEYRAMGNGCTNG, from the coding sequence ATGAAAAGTTTACTTGTTCTTGCCCTTGTCGGTGTGTCTTCCTTTGCCCTGGCTGATGAAATTAACACTGCCAGTGCTCAGCCGGTCGTTCAACAGTATGATTATTCGACCAACCTGGATATTGCCAAGGTTATCAGTCTGTCGACTATTCCGAATGTCTGTGAAGTCGTGCCGGCGACCATGGTCTACGAAGATCATCAAGGTCAGCGTCATACCCTTGAGTACCGCGCCATGGGTAACGGTTGCACCAACGGTTGA
- a CDS encoding GNAT family N-acetyltransferase produces MTTLRYCLLTGPERPLLNKFYKTQGSPMRAAAQGQLWVARAEEIVAALCLTPVHGGSWLTGLWVAQNWRGREIARHLIETAMHSSEGTTWLFCHPDLASFYQRLGFSPCTDLPAALAERLARYQRSKPLLAMARPQSSLAGSSPGNNTSV; encoded by the coding sequence GTGACCACCTTACGCTACTGCCTGCTGACCGGCCCCGAGCGGCCATTGCTGAATAAATTCTACAAAACCCAGGGTTCGCCCATGCGCGCAGCCGCGCAGGGGCAGCTCTGGGTCGCTCGAGCGGAGGAAATCGTCGCAGCGCTGTGCCTGACCCCGGTACACGGTGGCAGCTGGCTGACCGGGTTATGGGTGGCGCAAAACTGGAGGGGCCGGGAGATTGCCCGGCACTTGATCGAGACAGCCATGCACAGCAGCGAGGGTACGACCTGGCTGTTCTGCCATCCCGACCTCGCCTCCTTCTACCAGCGCTTGGGCTTCAGCCCCTGCACCGACCTGCCCGCCGCGCTGGCCGAACGCCTGGCGCGTTACCAGCGCAGCAAGCCACTGCTGGCAATGGCCCGGCCTCAGTCGTCGCTGGCAGGATCCAGCCCGGGGAACAACACCTCGGTGTAG
- the def gene encoding peptide deformylase, with the protein MIRDILKMGDERLLRIAPPVPQQLIGSAELEQLIADMFETMHHVGGVGLAAPQIGVDLQLVIFGFERSERYPDAEPVPQTILLNPLITPIGTEVEDGWEGCLSVPGLRGVVPRFRRIRYEGVDPQGQVIDRLAEGFHARVVQHECDHLIGRLYPSRIHDFNKFGYTEVLFPGLDPASDD; encoded by the coding sequence ATGATTCGTGACATTCTGAAAATGGGCGATGAGCGCTTGCTGCGCATCGCCCCGCCGGTACCGCAACAACTGATCGGCAGTGCCGAGCTTGAGCAGTTGATTGCCGACATGTTCGAGACCATGCATCACGTCGGCGGCGTTGGCCTGGCCGCGCCGCAGATTGGGGTCGACCTGCAACTGGTGATTTTCGGATTCGAGCGCAGTGAGCGTTATCCGGATGCCGAGCCGGTGCCGCAGACCATACTGCTCAATCCGCTGATCACCCCCATAGGCACCGAAGTTGAAGATGGCTGGGAAGGGTGTCTGTCGGTACCGGGCCTGCGCGGTGTGGTCCCGCGTTTCCGGCGTATCCGCTATGAGGGTGTCGACCCGCAAGGGCAGGTGATCGACCGCTTGGCAGAGGGCTTTCATGCGCGTGTGGTGCAGCATGAATGCGATCACCTGATAGGGCGCTTGTACCCTTCGCGTATCCACGACTTCAACAAGTTCGGCTACACCGAGGTGTTGTTCCCCGGGCTGGATCCTGCCAGCGACGACTGA
- a CDS encoding YihY/virulence factor BrkB family protein codes for MIFPDLRGLPLHRVLVRTVKEFLDDEMSTYASALAYQMLFSLFPFLLFLIALIGFLHLPDFFSWLRLQSELVLPPQALEQVNPVIDQLQQSKGGLLSVGIVIALWTASAGVRLMMSAMNAAYDVVEGRPVWKRIPLSVIYTVGIAGMLLATAALMVLGPQVMEWIASQIGMQEFIVTVWTILRWPAIIILMMMAVALIYYVMPDVKQEFRFITPGSVLAVVVWIIASLAFGYYVKTFADYNAMYGSIGAIIVLLLYFYISAAVLLLGAEMNAVIEHMSAEGKNPGEKQAGDAPHEHDKKHVSGLGRDHSLDHPATPEGEPVSRTSHDS; via the coding sequence ATGATTTTCCCCGACCTGCGCGGCTTGCCGTTGCATCGCGTGCTGGTGCGCACCGTCAAGGAGTTTCTCGATGACGAGATGTCTACCTATGCCTCGGCATTGGCCTACCAGATGCTGTTCTCGCTGTTTCCCTTCCTGTTATTCCTGATTGCGCTGATCGGCTTCCTGCACCTGCCGGACTTTTTCTCCTGGCTGCGCCTGCAGTCGGAGCTGGTGTTGCCGCCGCAGGCGCTGGAACAGGTCAATCCGGTGATCGACCAGTTGCAGCAGTCCAAGGGCGGCCTGCTTTCGGTCGGTATCGTTATCGCCTTGTGGACGGCGTCGGCGGGCGTGCGGCTGATGATGAGCGCGATGAACGCGGCCTACGATGTGGTCGAAGGCCGCCCGGTGTGGAAGCGCATTCCCTTGTCGGTGATCTATACCGTGGGCATCGCCGGCATGCTGCTGGCCACGGCCGCTTTGATGGTGCTCGGGCCGCAGGTCATGGAATGGATTGCCTCGCAGATCGGCATGCAGGAGTTCATTGTCACGGTGTGGACGATACTGCGCTGGCCGGCGATCATTATTCTGATGATGATGGCGGTGGCGTTGATCTATTACGTAATGCCGGATGTTAAACAGGAGTTTCGCTTTATTACCCCGGGCTCGGTGCTGGCCGTGGTGGTATGGATCATCGCTTCGTTGGCGTTCGGTTATTACGTAAAGACCTTCGCCGACTATAATGCGATGTATGGCAGCATTGGTGCGATCATTGTCCTGCTACTGTATTTCTATATTTCTGCTGCCGTTTTGTTATTGGGAGCGGAAATGAATGCGGTGATTGAGCATATGTCTGCCGAGGGTAAGAATCCGGGTGAGAAACAAGCCGGTGACGCCCCCCACGAACATGATAAAAAGCATGTTTCCGGGTTGGGACGCGATCATTCGCTCGATCACCCGGCCACGCCGGAAGGTGAACCCGTGAGTCGTACATCCCATGATTCGTGA
- a CDS encoding CsbD family protein: MSGTKDKVKGLANEAVGNIKQGIGKVTDNDRLRAEGKAQEIKGEAQQVAGKVKDAVKKP; encoded by the coding sequence ATGAGTGGCACCAAAGATAAAGTCAAAGGTTTGGCCAACGAAGCGGTTGGTAACATCAAACAAGGTATCGGCAAGGTTACCGACAACGACCGGCTACGCGCCGAAGGCAAGGCTCAGGAGATCAAAGGCGAAGCCCAGCAAGTGGCCGGCAAGGTCAAGGATGCAGTGAAAAAGCCTTGA